The DNA region GGACAAATCTGCTTCAATCCAGACACTACTAGCAGTGCCCTTACTAACTTTCAATCATCAATGCAGTTGTAATAAACTGAGCATTGTTGTAGTTGAATGGAATTTGTCAAACTAAGCTCCAGCTATTTACAAAATAGAAATATTGGTATTCAAGCAGCACTCATAGAGGTTGAAAGGACGACGTGAGCTAAAAATTGCATCCCGTCCTGGATTTTCCTTATTGCTGTGGTTTGATCAGCCTTGAGGTGTTCAGAGAAAGCCTTGGATTTATCCTGCACTGAAGTCTTGGGAGCACCTGTGTGAGACTCAGCAGTAACACCTTTAATGGCAGCTTGATAGGCCTCATTTACATCAGATATACCTGTTATTGCATCAAAAATGCAAAATGATAAACATAATTCAGCAATTGCTACTaatatgtttggatcagcttttttagcccagaatcaattatgacatCCAAATGCTACTCACAGAAGATTTTCCCCAAAAATCGATTTTAGCTTTATAATCAACTACACGATTTTCAAAACATGCTATACGCgtgtttttgaatttttgttaGTAATGGTTAAAAGCACCTCCAACAGAAATTCATGTCTCCCAATgaattggaaaaaaatgaaCAATTTTAGGTAAATGTATCAGAAATCCAAATATAAGCGAAACAATTTGGGACTGTCTGATTACTATTTTGTAAAACAGTTTCCGTAGAAAACCTGTTTGATGTGAATAGTTTTCAAAAACGGTTCTTAGTTCTAGTTTTttaaactgaaatcccaaaacaTGTCAGATGtattttgtttttgtctttAGTTTTCAAGTCATAGCTTATTCAGTTTTGCAAAACATCTCATTCAaactgtttttttcttttcttctggtgagaaacatgttttaaaattgtttctgaaaacagtttttaaattaaaaaattgagaagggaatcaaacaAGCCCTTAATTCCTactatataaattattaaacactaaatatataattaaaatcaaGGAAGGAAGCAATAGACAGCAAACCTGTAATAAAACTGTTGGAAACTGCTTCCACATATCCTATCACTGCTTGGGCATTTATTCTTATGATCTTAGCTTTTGCAGAAACATCTTCAGGCCACTCTTTATTATTGGCCTTATCCTCCTCAGCTTCTTCATCCCCAGTTTTGTTGGCATGAGAAATGATGGATTTGCCAAACATTAGAAGTTGAGACACCGCTAAACAACACATTTCAGATAGTCTCTGAAAACAAAGGCAGGACTTTGTTACTCATACAAcaaatctaacatgaaaaaaagaagaatgagTTTTATAAATAATGAGAAATTAACATGGCCCGGAAATTCCATAATATTTACTCGTACATGAACTCCCTCAGAATGAAGAGATTCAAGTCTTGAAGTAGTTCTTTGAATTATATCATTAACAGCAAGGCCAGTCAAGACATTCGTGAAACTGCAAAATGAATAATAAGTCACATATTAATTAGAAAGAGGGCCTCAATTTAAAGGAGTAAATGGTTTCTTCTAATTTAATGATCAAGCTGCACAAATGGTGATGGTTAAGAAAATAAAGACTTTAGTATAGTTATAGAAGTTAATTGGCTTGCATTTACTAATGCTATGAACAAAAGTACATTTGTACATGTGATCCTACATTCAAACATTCAAAATTTATAAATTACGTAGATTTTTGTATACATAGTTCCACACTCTTGCAGATAGAACTGTAACATTTAGCTAGCTCACCAGAATAATGGacctttttaaataaaatttgcaGCAAAAATGGTAGGTGAATAAAACATCAATAATGAACATATGAGACTGGCTAAACTACCCTGCAGCCATGTCAGCAGCCATGTCAGCAGCCTTGCCAACACTGGAATCATGCAAATTCTTCATCTCATCACTGCTTCCCTCGTTTCCTTTCTTTATTGTCTTTCCTTTATCTGAATCAACGCTGCTTCGATCAATTTCAGTACTCAAATTAAAAATTTGTTGGACCTCTTTAAGCTTCCCATCAAACACAGACTTCTGCTCTGCTGATAATTTTGCTTTTCTTCGGTTAAATAACAAGGCATAATGACTAGACAAAGCCTCCAGTTCCTGAGTATTGTATATGAAATGACTTGTTAACACCAAAATATAAAACAACGCAATAGTAAGTGATGGAATAATATTAAGTATTGAAATTATACGAATTTAGGTAGTGCTGGATGAAAAGAGAAATATGATATGTGATTATGTGTAACAAATACAATGCACTTAaccctatttttattttttagtgaTAATAGGCTCCTAATTCTAATTAAAATAAGGAAACATATCATGATGTATGGAAGCTGCTAGTAGGAGATCATACATGATACTCAAAAATAATCTTTAAGATACAATAATGATATTATGAGATATCTTTAGATATCATACAAAGTTACCTCCAACTGCTCCGGACCTCCATAAATGTAAAAGCATCGATCAAATGTCACTTCCTCTGATAATTGATCCTCTTCATTGTGTTTTTCACCTTCTTTTTTAGCCTTCTCAACCTCAATTCCAGTTTCACTGATTAATAGGTCCAGTGTCTCCTTACCTACATATTCAAGAACTTGCATTCCCTTTGCAGTAAAAGCTTTTCCAGTCTGTAACACAATGAATAGATATAAGCATGCAATCATTTAACTATTGATAATGTATATCATATTAAAAATGACAAGAGTTTTCCAAACCTCTAATAGGGAAGGTGCATTAGAACCTGCAGCTCCTGGCCTATCGAGCCTAAAGAACAAGACATTATTTCAGGTTAACAGATGTTATAGAAAAAAACTGGTGCATCATAGGAGGCAACTGTGTCTTGTATAGGGTTGAGGTACAAATTCAAGCCTGACCCAAATGGGTTGGACCAGCCCGTTGGCCtggtttttttcttatttatttaaaaaaaaaattgatataaacatgttaaaaataaataataaaaaaatgagcAAGAGCCATAATACaatatttattacctttttttctattttcatgtGTTTTATTTTTCGTGTAGTAGGAAAATGATATCTACCTCATGGAAGATGGGGGAAGTTTCTTTGTTTAGGGgaaatttgataaaatatttgATTGGATGTAGCAATTCTTAGAATTCGCATTAGGCCTAAATCTactccaaaagctagcttagaggtGAGAGTTTCTCTGCCCTTTATTCACACTaattggtcatatctctagtcaatatgGGACTTCTAGACCCACCTTCTCACAGGCTGGACATCTAGAGCGAGGAATTTGGAGGAATGAATATCCACGGGTGGCACATATAAGGGCCGTCTCCAttaaatggatctaggataagCTCTAATATCACCTTAGAATTCAAGTTACGCCTAACTCTACCCTAAAAGCTAAGCTTAGAGGTGAGAGTTGCTCTACCCTTTCAAAAACCTTATTTGGTCATATCTCttgtcaatgtgggacttctcaatAGCAATGATGGCAGAGCTATTTCAGCATAGCCATAGCATCAACGGTAGTGCAGCTATCCACAAGTTATTTCAAAATACCCCATTCAGAATGTTGCAAAGCATAAGAAGATCAAGCGCACCACTAAATAATAGCCCGTAATGCACAATTATGAGCCCGTGGACAGCTAACATATCGCAAAACATTTTTAAATAGATTTCATTTCaatctaatttaattattaaactcccattatattatataatacaCCAAAAGGTAATTCAGAACccacaaaaataaaattctaaaTAAACTAAAATCCTAGGCAAATCCTAATTAGATACAATATCTTGATAAAATCTGAATTTTCTTAAACTGAATCCCCTATGAAAGGTAACATCttataaaaaatatcattacTATTAACCAGGAAAGATATTattaaaaatcttttcaaaggaAACATCCTAACTAAAAATAGTATCATCAACAATGAATATTTATAACATCTTTAGGTGCTGCATATGTAATTCAATGCAAACAAATCCCCATTCTTTTATTCAAGAGAAAGTAACACTAACTAATCACTCACCCAACCAACAACATTTTGTTTCCAGTTACTTTTAGGCTGTTTTGTCAATCCCAGGTCCCATTGCGTCGCGGCCAGCCCCAAAACTGGGATAGCGGGATAGTGAGTGAGTTGCCAGTTGTTGTCTATATTTTGTATAtaaatatacacacacacacgcaCACTAAACCAATGATAAATATTACTTGAAATTCATATGCAGCTGTGATTTTGGCAGTGATCCCATGGGATGGGAGTCTACGTCCCAGGATATAGTTGGGATGGGATGGGATCCGGGGATTTGACAACATAGCTTTTAGGAGGATATTTTATCATCTTCTTTTGCAATTAtctctttctctcctctaacagaatttcttctttttatggATATTGGGCAGTGAAGCGTCAACAAGAGCATAAGCCTAGTGCCGTAGATTAGGACGTTGCGGTAGATGAATTGATGTGTGAGAATGAATGGACGTATCAGAAAAAATAGACTATGAATGTCCTTGGAGAGAAAGTAGGGATGGCATCTATTTCGGAAAAGATAGGAGAATCTAGTCTATTGAGAAAAGGACTGATACTTAATCAACTCCATATAATCAACCCCTGCATAACAGGATTAACCATAGTAGACTTGCAAGTCCTTTTAACTAAAGTGAGGCAAACATTCGTCCATACTTAATTCCTCTAAAAAAAACTTGCATGATATGCTAGATGCAAATGCCTAGGTGTTTATATCCATCAAAATATCTAGAATCTAGATATCTTCATCACAATGATAAGCGACTAGACTAACAGTTTAACCCCCATGTGGGTCAATGTATGTAATATGTAAAAGAATAAATAAAGGAATATGTCTAACCTGTGAACTAAATCAGTTCCCCCTTTCAACGCATTTCCTAAAGCACTCCATGCTCCAGAAGCAAAAGTCTCCACAGAATTATCAAAAACCTTCAAACCCTGCAAACAATAAGCAGCTCAAGCATAAGTAATCATTGGATAAATTACAAAGTACAAACTAGTTAAtaacagcagcaacaacagcaaACAACCAAAGCATTCACTTACTAAACCATTGTAATTGATGCCTAGTGAAAAAGCACAGACTAGCTAAAAGAGTAAAATTGGCATCACAGAAGCAAATATTATTTTCCCTAAGACTATGTGCAACACTGTCAACCATCAATTGTCTTTCTCAACTATGAGCCTATAACTAGTCAAGACAATCATGAGACCCAACTAAACCATAGGAGGCAAGACATATGAAAGCATAGGATAGATTCTAATTGAAGCATAATTTAGATCACCattaaatagaaaatatatcAGTGTAAAAGACAAGCATAAGGGACCATGATCAAGAAATTAGCATATTTGGTAATCCATATTCCATAGCAAAAACATGACAGTAAACCAACATAAAATATGCTGAATCATTCTTATATGGAAATTGCATTAAATCACAAATGAAAGATCTATTATCTAAATAGCAAACTAGCCCCTGGCTAGAGAAACTAATAAGTATATCCTATTATGCTTGCCTGGCTAAGCAGAGAATCATCACTAGCTTTCTCCAATTTATCCAGAGCAGATTTTCGCCGTttgtcatcttcatcttcactttCCTTGTCAGATTCAGATCCTTCAGCACCTTCACCATCTTTGGAATCTTCAGCACCTTTTTCCAACTCCGCAATGCTCTTTGATGCTGTCTGTGCAACCGCAGCAGCCTGCATTTCAAAATACTATTAATTTTACATCCCCCTACTAATTCTTCAAAAATAAAAGTTTTAATGCTCGACTTttacatttaatattatatattttaagtAAGTAATTATGTGAGGATTTACTAGGAGAATATAGCATTACACCCCACACATGCCAATTTTGTCTCCAACCAAGAATAACCCTTAAAAATCATCTTCCTTCAAAAGAATCTGTCAGCCACTAATGAGTGAAAAGTGAAGTTAGTGCTGTTGATTCAAACAACTCCAAAATTTGTCATACTTTTATATACATATGATCACATCTGATCACAGCTAATTACAGAAAACCCATAACCCTAATTcataataaatttataataaaacaataaataaaccACACAAAATTGAAACTGAATCTTAACTGTCACCggaaaataaaaaacagatTCACTGGTAGAAATGAATGCAATCACAATCATAAGAAATGAAGAGCACGTACATTGCGAGAGATCTCTTCGGCGGCGACAGCGGCGGCCTTTTGAAGATCCGATAGAAAGGAGAGCGGTGAAAAGCCCCAACCACCCCAATCTCCGCCACCGGTGGCTGGCAGTTTAGGGTCTTGTGGTTGTTCTGCAGCATCCTCGTCGTTGTTCTTCTTGTTCTTAGACTGCGTTTGGTCGTCCATTTTGAGTGAAttggttgggttgggttgggtatGTCTGTCGATTTCGTTTAGCAAAGGGAAGCAAAGCAATGCATTTTCAAAGCGTACTGGCAAAGGTTTGTGTGACTCGACGTCGTTTTTACGTCACACCAttctttgtctttttttttttt from Lotus japonicus ecotype B-129 chromosome 2, LjGifu_v1.2 includes:
- the LOC130737415 gene encoding uncharacterized protein LOC130737415 — protein: MDDQTQSKNKKNNDEDAAEQPQDPKLPATGGGDWGGWGFSPLSFLSDLQKAAAVAAEEISRNAAAVAQTASKSIAELEKGAEDSKDGEGAEGSESDKESEDEDDKRRKSALDKLEKASDDSLLSQGLKVFDNSVETFASGAWSALGNALKGGTDLVHRLDRPGAAGSNAPSLLETGKAFTAKGMQVLEYVGKETLDLLISETGIEVEKAKKEGEKHNEEDQLSEEVTFDRCFYIYGGPEQLEELEALSSHYALLFNRRKAKLSAEQKSVFDGKLKEVQQIFNLSTEIDRSSVDSDKGKTIKKGNEGSSDEMKNLHDSSVGKAADMAADMAAGFTNVLTGLAVNDIIQRTTSRLESLHSEGVHRLSEMCCLAVSQLLMFGKSIISHANKTGDEEAEEDKANNKEWPEDVSAKAKIIRINAQAVIGYVEAVSNSFITGISDVNEAYQAAIKGVTAESHTGAPKTSVQDKSKAFSEHLKADQTTAIRKIQDGMQFLAHVVLSTSMSAA